Part of the bacterium BMS3Abin11 genome, TTGTCGCGTTGCTCGGCATCATCGAGCATTTCGGCACGCAAGCGCATACGTGTGATCGGTGTTTTCAGATCGTGCGAGATGGCGGTCAATAAGCGACTTCGATCTTCAATAAAGCGCTGCAGTCGAGATTGCATGGTATTGAAGGCATGGCTGGCATGGCGCATTTCGGTCGGCCCGGTTTCTGCCATGGGTGGCTGATTAATGTCACTGCCCAGCTTGTCGGCCTGTTTTGCCAATAATGTAAGTGGCCGGGTTGCCACGCGCACAGCAATCAATGACACCAGTAGCACTATAATAATTAACACTGCCAGGTTTACTAGCAGGGTTGTTGAGCTTGCGAAAATTTTATCATCAATCCGGTTTTCAAATGTCACCCAGGTACCATCGCCTAATTGCACCTGGGCAAAAAAGACCAGTGCCTCGGGCGCGGTCATCCCCATTCTTATTCTCATGTCATCCATGTTCATCATGTGGCCGCTGTCATCGTGCAGGGTATTCATCACGGGTTGATCACTAACGGCAACACGTAAGGGATAATCCTTACCCAACTGCTCTTGCAGGCGGTCATGAAATTCAGCGCTGGGTGATTCTGCAATGACAGGTTGCTGGTCTGGCCAAACCGGTGTGGATAACGAGACCTTTAGTGGTGGTACATTCAGGATGGCGATCAGTCGTTGCCTTTCTGCATCGCCTTCATCATCAAGCAGGCGCACAATTTCGGCGATACGTTCTGCGCTTTGCATACCGCTAGCCTGGAATAGCCGTTGGCCACTATCATGAAACTGTAGCAGGGTACTCAAAAATTGTGCCAGCAACAAACCGGACAATAAGATAAGTGCCAGTCGACCGAATAATGATTGCGGTAACAAACGCATCAGCTTTGTTCTTCTACGTTTGTGGTAAAGACATAACCGGCACTACGCACAGTTTTAATCAGTCGTGGTTCGCGGCTGTCATCACCAAGGCGCTTACGGAGTCGTCCAACCTGCACATCAATGCTACGGTCAAATGGCCCGGCTTCTTTACCGCTAACCAGCTCCAACAACTGGTCACGGCTCATCACGCGGTTTGGGCGATCCAGAAATACGCGCAACAGGCGGTATTCACCGCCGCTTAGTGGCACGACGATACCTTCAGCAGAAATCAGATGGCGGGCAACTGTATCAAGTGTCAAACCTGCAAAACGTAATCGTCCTTTGGGTTCTGATTGCACTGCGCTATCGGGCAATGACCGTGTCCGGCGTAATACGCTGTTGATCCGCGCCAGTAGCTCACGCGGGTTAAAGGGCTTGGCCAGGTAGTCATCAGCACCCATTTCCAGGCCGACAATTCTGTCCGTCTCTTCACCTAGCGCAGTGAGCATAATAATAGGTGTATGCGAATCGACACGCAGTTTACGGCACAGGCTCAGGCCATCTTCGCCAGGCATCATCAGATCCATCACGATCAAATCAATGCTCGACTTATTCAGCACATCCCACATGGCAGCACCATTCTCGGCGGTGCTGGCGCGTAAACCGTGCTTTTCAAGATAGGTCTTTAATAACTGGCAAATCTCGGTATCGTCATCGACGACCAGAATGTGGTCTTTATGTGGTTGATCATCCATAGTTACTTTTTAGCGCCTCAAGCATGGCATGTCAGTATAATTTTGTAACGTATTGTAACAGCACCCCGGCCAGATAAAGTACGTTACAAAAAGCCCTGTCACTGACACTCGCCAGTTACAAACAAATGTTTAAATAATAACCGAGCAACAAAGAAATTTTTATTACATTCTTAAACAACAGGAGAAGTATCATGAAAAACAAAACAGTATCTACATATATTATCGGCGCAGTGGCTGGCATCGGACTGGCAGTCGGCTCAGTAGCCTTTGCACAGGGTGGTATGATGGGACAAACAACCCAGAGGCCTACACAGTATGGCATGCCCGGGGGCGGTATGATGGGCAATATGATGGGGCAAACAACCCAGAGATCCGCACAAAATGGTATGCACGGACAGACCACACAGGGTGGAATGATGGGGCAAACAACCCAGAAATCCATACAAAATGGTATGCGCGGACAGACCACACAGGGTGGAATGATGGGACAAACAACCCAGAAATCTGCACAAAATGGTATGCACGGACAGACGACCACACAGGGTGGTATGCATGATCAAAATCAAACGGTGAAAAAGAATGTTCGAGGCAGCATGCATGACAGCGCTGCAGCACAACAGGCAATGGAGGCAATGTCTGATCATCACAATAGCATTAAACGCTGAAATCTAGTGACTGACAGCAAAGACAGGGAGTCCTGATAATGGGTGATAAAGGACCAGACTGTCGAAACAGAACCCGGTCTTCATCATAAGACTTCAGACCGGGTTCATTTCCTGCTGCATAACACCACGCAATGCTATTGTGTATCTACAACGTGAAGAACAAACAACAAACTAAACACAGGATTTATTATGAAACGGCGTGATTTTTTAATTGGCGGATTAGGTGCAACTGCCGGTGTTACAGCGGTGTCCTTCGCACCCTTTGCCATGAGTCAGATGATGGGACAGCGCGGTTATTATCAACCGTCTTTCGGCATGCAGGATTTTGCCGTTCCCGCACTTGATGAAGGTATAACGGTACAGGGTAAACAGGTATTTAAACTTGCATTACAATCGGGTGAAAGTCGCATACTACCCAATACAAGCACACCAACTATTGGCATAAACCAAAACTTTCTGGCGCCGGTGTTGCGTTTCAAAAAGAATCAGACAGTAAGAATGGAGGTCACCAACAAGCTCAATGAAACTGCCGCATTGCACTGGCATGGAATGATCTTGCCTGCCACACAGGACGGTGGCCCGCACCAGGCAATCAAGCCCGGTGATACCTGGGTTGCAGAGTGGCAGGTCATCAATGAACCTGCAACCTATTTTTATCATTCGCACACGCATAACCATACTGCCGAACAGGTCTGGCGCGGTTTGGGTGGACAGATGCAAATTGTCGATGAGGACCGCGATGCTCAGTTAGGCATTCCGCATCAATATGGCGTGGACGATTTACCGGTCATTATTACTGACCGCGCCTTCAATGAATCTGGCACATTTTATTACAGCAATACCCTCATGCAAAAAATGCAGGGTATGCACGGCAATGTCATTTTAGTGAACGGCGTAGCCAATTCGGTGCTAAAACCAAAAAAATCATTAATCCGCTTAAGATTACATAACGCGTCAAATGCCCGTTTTTATCATTTACATTTTTCAGATAACCGGCCATTTCAACTTGTTGCTACTGATGGTGGATTACTGGGGAAACCGCAAAAATTAAACGATATCCATCTTGCACCTGCAGAACGTGCCGATATCATTGTTGATCTGTCTGATGGTAAAACCCTGTCACTG contains:
- the envZ gene encoding osmolarity sensor protein EnvZ; this translates as MRLLPQSLFGRLALILLSGLLLAQFLSTLLQFHDSGQRLFQASGMQSAERIAEIVRLLDDEGDAERQRLIAILNVPPLKVSLSTPVWPDQQPVIAESPSAEFHDRLQEQLGKDYPLRVAVSDQPVMNTLHDDSGHMMNMDDMRIRMGMTAPEALVFFAQVQLGDGTWVTFENRIDDKIFASSTTLLVNLAVLIIIVLLVSLIAVRVATRPLTLLAKQADKLGSDINQPPMAETGPTEMRHASHAFNTMQSRLQRFIEDRSRLLTAISHDLKTPITRMRLRAEMLDDAEQRDNFTRNLDEMQAIASETLDFLRADDARENVQAIDICALLETIKDDAAELGQQVEIESCQLSPYPGRPLALKRCIVNLVENAIKYAGNAVITASESDNTILISICDTGPGIPEQQLDTVFEPFFRLETSRSRKTGGNGLGLSIARNIALSHGGDLQLVNRKEGGLKATLTLLRHT
- the ompR gene encoding transcriptional regulatory protein OmpR, which translates into the protein MDDQPHKDHILVVDDDTEICQLLKTYLEKHGLRASTAENGAAMWDVLNKSSIDLIVMDLMMPGEDGLSLCRKLRVDSHTPIIMLTALGEETDRIVGLEMGADDYLAKPFNPRELLARINSVLRRTRSLPDSAVQSEPKGRLRFAGLTLDTVARHLISAEGIVVPLSGGEYRLLRVFLDRPNRVMSRDQLLELVSGKEAGPFDRSIDVQVGRLRKRLGDDSREPRLIKTVRSAGYVFTTNVEEQS
- the mco gene encoding multicopper oxidase mco, which codes for MKRRDFLIGGLGATAGVTAVSFAPFAMSQMMGQRGYYQPSFGMQDFAVPALDEGITVQGKQVFKLALQSGESRILPNTSTPTIGINQNFLAPVLRFKKNQTVRMEVTNKLNETAALHWHGMILPATQDGGPHQAIKPGDTWVAEWQVINEPATYFYHSHTHNHTAEQVWRGLGGQMQIVDEDRDAQLGIPHQYGVDDLPVIITDRAFNESGTFYYSNTLMQKMQGMHGNVILVNGVANSVLKPKKSLIRLRLHNASNARFYHLHFSDNRPFQLVATDGGLLGKPQKLNDIHLAPAERADIIVDLSDGKTLSLRNMKGYGNLNTGMMGMMGGTSGLDSNFDLFHIDASKTSKVAAFNTTQLVSLPDWSKVDIAKTRRLQLDIQMGPSMMFGSGGFFINKKAYDFNVINEVTKANTFEVWELNNPSITHHPIHVHNTQFRILDRNGRPPYSWESGLKDTVTVRANEKVRILLPTGPYKDAKMPYMYHCHILEHEDAGMMGQFTVT